From the genome of Nicotiana tabacum cultivar K326 chromosome 17, ASM71507v2, whole genome shotgun sequence:
AAGACAAGTGGAGGATAAAAAGTCGGTCAAATTACGTGTTGACATCATTAGAGTATAAGATTTAAAGTTGGCCTGGTATGCTAAGATCAAAATACCAATCCATAAGTCTCCGATTATTAATCAAATTTGTTTACTATATTTCGACAATTATATGTTGATTTACTCTCCTATTAGAATATAGGTAGTGTCTAGTACTAGGTAGTAGGTATATTCTGCAACTAGTCATCTTTCTATACTTCAAAAGTAAGAAGTTGATTTTCGTTGTCCAATTTATccctttcttcatttcttttcttttttcctaaaTAATACTAGCATATTTGATcaaacttctaaaatcaacttattttgaaaagtaattttctcaaaagtgcttttcaaaaggGTACTTAtggtgagaaacagtttgtgtctagctaattaatttgaaaagtacttttaagcataaattaaagtttgaccaagcttttaaaaagtatCAAGTGTATTTTTTCAGAAGTCCTTttcaaaaagcacttttgagaagaaactatatttttttgcttctcaaaaactgtttctacttctactcaaaaacacatttttctttctaaaaacaTGACCAAATATCTtaactttagaaaaaaaaatatttttggcccaaaaagaaaatacttttggcaaaaaaaaaaaaaaaaaaaaagcacttttgaccaaacagactatAATACATTGGAGTTGGATTCAGCTAAAATGACATTGACACTATATGCACAGATTGTTCATAGAGACATCCTCCCAAAATTTGATTAGGGTCTTATGTCTAATCTGATCTGATTGCGACAAGTAATAAGTTGCCTTCGAATTTCTAAACTAATAAATTGTTTTTCAAACGATTTCGCTTATGTTACAAATAACTAATGATACCTATAGCTAGATGcactagaaaaatatatttttaaaattttcgagtCAGATTAATAGCTCAAATCAATTGGTATACCTGCATTGGACTCACCAAAAGGAATCCATGAATCAAAGAAAGAAACTTTGTCAAGAAAGTTTCCCTTTACAAGGTTGAAAGATTATGTTGTTCCTCATCCTAAGGGTAAAGTGAATTCTACCCCGCATAATAGAAGTATTTGGCATGTTAGTTCGTTAAATTTTTGAAAGTGGCTCCtaactaaaaaaaattatgatCAGTGTATAATACGTATAtctaatgtaaaaaaaaaaaaggagtatTATTTGCGTCTCTTTGAACTATGACAAGAAGTTTGTTATGAAATAAGTACTATCAAAATAGTGAAGATAGTTACGATATGCCCATCTCCTACAAAATCCACCTCTAGTCTTAAAACTGCTCTTCATCACAAGCACTCGAGTGCCAACAGCATAGCAAATACAAGATATCTAGAATTCAAGTAactgaaaagagagaaagaatgATTCAGTAAGTTAAAGCCATAACAGGTCTACACAAGTGTTCCACTAGACAAGGTTCTCTAACATTGACATTCCTTAGTACCAACCAAATGAAACCAATAAAAAGGCAGCTCTTGTGATCGAAACATAACCGCACCGAAGGTAGTCTTGAAAATTTTACACTATCAGTTTACCTAGAACCGGACACAGCAGCACAGATTACCTCTAGGTTGAACAGCAACCAGTTTTCTTGACATCAGATACTTCTTTACCTATATCGATCTTTTCTCCTTGGGAAGGGACGTTTGCGCTTCCATTCTCACCATTCTCCATCGCCTTTCTGCTAACAACATGGTAGATTTGAGTGAGAACTTCAGCAAATGCATTATCAACATTTGTAGCTTCGAGGGCAGAAGTTTCCATGAAGTAGAGGGATTCTTTTTCCGCAAAAGACTTTCCGTCTTCAGTCGACACTGCTACCAGATGTCGCAGATCAGATTTGTTTCCGACGAGCATGACGACGATGTTGGGATCTGTATGATCTCTCAACTCCTTAAGCCACCTCTCAACATTCTCAAATGTGGAATGTCGAGTGACATCATACACAAGCAAAGCACCTACAGCACCTCTGTAGTAGGCACTGGTGATGGCGCGGTACCTACAGAACAGAGAAATACAATCGTTACAATTTCTGTAAGCGTTAAAGAAACATTGTCAGATAATGTAGAAGACAAATTTAGCTTATTCTAAGTTACTAACAAGGAAAAGCTTATCAGTAAACATGTAATGATATCACTTGGAACGGTCATCACATTATGCAACTATTGATGACAACATGAGAAATCTAGTGCCGTATTTATTTCCTGGACTTTTCTCGAGGCATCAGATGATAAGTTGAGTACAGTCTCCGGAATTTTCTCTGTGGTATCGGATAATAAGTTGAGCACAAGCTCATATAGTTTCTAACCCTAACATATCCAGTATAAAGACAAAAAGATGCATCTCATACCCCTTCTCGCCACACTCCTTGCCCCaataaaagataaagaaaaatggAACACCATAGACTGCTTTACATTCAAAAATGGTTCTAGAACAAAGTATTATTGAGCAAAGTACATATCGATCTCTAATGACGACTGGCAGATAGCCCTATAACAAACAAAATCGAAGGTTTCCTTATAATATTAGAGAATTTGGGTGgagagggagggagggagggaggggaTGGAGAATTGGGTGCATAGGGCATGTGGCAGGATGGAGAAACGAAAAAATTAAGCTCAAGCAACATTaataatgaatttaaaaaattaaacatAATACGCCCTTTGTCCACTTTAAAGAGTTCAACTTGTTAACTTATAAATTAAACTAGTAATAACAGTGGAGGAAGAACATCATATTAATGATTGAAAAGTTAGTTTGATACAGAAAAGATCACATAAATTTAGGATCTGAATAGTTTATGAATTTGAACTATTAAAAGTGGTTAAAAGTGCACAACTGACTGACAACCTGTGTTACTTGGATCCTTTACATACATAAAATCGGTACTAGATAGTATAGTTATTTGCAACTTTAGTGACAATAACGATAGTGTTCAAAGCTGAAAGGTGGCTTTCAGTTTCACGGGGTTAGCTCTTGAGAGGCAGACAATGAAAAGATGAGAAGAAAAAGCCGAAAGTACATAGCAATGTTCCCTTCTCATTTTAGGTTAGGTCAAACTACTGATCATGACATCCACATTGCTATTTGTTTGACTGGTAGAAGAGTATAACTAACATTCACTCAACCAACCATGCCTCTGGTAAGAAATGAAACCACGAAGAAGAAATTAGAACAGATCAAAAACTTAAAATTACATTTCACTTTCTCCATATCTTTTGTGATTGTAGTTATCAGGTTATCCATTACATACTGAAAGAAAAGTCGAAAAAGTACAAGATAGTCAGACTATCTGCTCATCATCCAAACACATAAGGATGTAGTTGTCCTGCATATGATACTTCAACCACCAAATGTATGATGCCACCACAACATCTACCAAGGTTTCAACCCCCACTAAAGTAGAAAATTGACTATGTCAAAGCTGATATGACACAAACAAATCAGTTTTGGAGACAATCCTTCGAAACGATATCTCTGTTTTAGCACCTTAATTGTTCTTTATTAGAGAATATTTTATGTTGGCTAAAAGGAAATGTGAGGTCATAGGACATGGACTATGCAGGGCAGAAGATGAGGAGGACCGACCAAGATTAAAGTATCAAGTAAAGCTAACCCGCTATGCCTTTTCGGCACAATCTGGAATGAGAGGTATCATTAAATTTCTAGATGCGTTAGGGGAAAGAGTGAATGTTGTCAGAGGTCAAAATACCTGCATAACAGAATTCCCCCACTTTTAGCCTAGGGTAATAAAGATTAACTCAACTGTCTTGACTTTGAcatgatttttcttttctaatgAACAGAACTTTTGAGAAGTTGATTCAAAGGATACATTGCACATGATAAAAACATAATTATACCCAAGCAAAGTAGTTCTTAATGTATATATTGGCACAGTGCACCTCTCTCCTATTTGGCTACCTAACGGTAGATAAACCCACAAGAACTtgttccagaaaattttcaaaacattatTTACCGAACATTCCAATGCATGATAATAAATTAGTAGTTGAAAATTGACTTTAGGGAAGTATTATTTTTTCCTCCTTTCTGGAAAAATTGTTCCATTGATGGCAAAAATAGgcctctactccttcggggtaggggtaaggtctacgtacacactaccctccccagaccccattagtggaattttactgggttgttgttattgttgttgttgttgatggcAAAAATAGGAATAAATTCCCATATACAAGATCAACAAAATTCAGCAATCAGAACTTCTATTTTTCAGGGAAATAAAGATTCAACTTCCGTGGAGGTGGTTCTGACCCACACTTCATGTTGAAATTTAACCATCTATTATGGAGACAAATTTGTATTTTTAACTTCCATTACCAATGGCATAAACATAAACAATGCATGCCCCAACACACACCAAGCATATGGCACCCTATATGACTCACTTTAAATCATTTAACTACTTTCAGCTAAAATAAAAATGTAATTAAGCGCCAATAGAACTTGTTACCACACACTTTCAACATCCCAATCCAGCATGCTGCTGCAC
Proteins encoded in this window:
- the LOC107828745 gene encoding ras-related protein RABA1d, encoding MGGYRAEDDYDYLFKVVLIGDSGVGKSNLLSRFTRNEFSLESKSTIGVEFATKSLTVDTKVIKAQIWDTAGQERYRAITSAYYRGAVGALLVYDVTRHSTFENVERWLKELRDHTDPNIVVMLVGNKSDLRHLVAVSTEDGKSFAEKESLYFMETSALEATNVDNAFAEVLTQIYHVVSRKAMENGENGSANVPSQGEKIDIGKEVSDVKKTGCCST